A single genomic interval of Halalkalibaculum roseum harbors:
- the tadA gene encoding tRNA adenosine(34) deaminase TadA — translation MKKHQQHMQKAFLLAEQAYEEKEIPVGAIIVKQDRIIGKGYNQTERLKDATAHAEMLAISAACSTLDNKYLEGCTLYVTLEPCPMCAGALVWSKIDRIVFGATDSKSGACGSLFNLAANNKLNHQVEVIQGIMEQDCEWLLKQFFQEQRSDNNGSDI, via the coding sequence ATGAAAAAGCATCAACAGCATATGCAAAAAGCATTTCTGCTGGCTGAACAGGCATATGAAGAAAAAGAAATTCCGGTAGGGGCTATTATTGTAAAACAAGACCGCATCATCGGAAAAGGATATAATCAAACAGAGCGATTGAAAGACGCTACGGCCCATGCTGAGATGCTGGCAATTTCAGCGGCATGCTCTACCCTCGACAATAAATACCTTGAGGGATGTACACTGTACGTAACTTTGGAGCCCTGCCCTATGTGTGCCGGTGCGCTGGTTTGGTCAAAAATTGACCGTATTGTATTTGGGGCAACAGATTCAAAAAGCGGTGCCTGCGGATCATTGTTTAACCTTGCCGCCAACAATAAACTCAACCATCAGGTTGAAGTAATACAGGGTATTATGGAACAGGATTGTGAATGGCTACTTAAGCAGTTTTTCCAAGAGCAACGATCTGACAATAACGGAAGTGATATCTAA
- a CDS encoding adenine phosphoribosyltransferase, with the protein MDAVKESIVKLLESHIRNVPDFPKTGIQFKDITPLLKNPDTLELTSQVLARPFRHSNIDHVIGLESRGFLFGTNLAQDLHAGFVPIRKPDKLPAEVISSSYELEYGTDTIEMHADALSEGDRVIIHDDLIATGGSAKAATELVEKLGAVVVGYSFIIELAALQGKDILKPDTDIDILVSI; encoded by the coding sequence ATGGACGCTGTAAAAGAAAGTATTGTAAAACTGCTGGAATCACATATCAGGAATGTACCCGATTTCCCCAAAACGGGCATACAATTTAAGGATATTACTCCACTGCTCAAGAATCCAGACACCCTGGAATTAACTTCCCAGGTCTTGGCCCGACCCTTCAGGCACAGTAACATTGACCATGTCATTGGTCTGGAGTCCAGGGGTTTCTTGTTCGGCACAAATCTGGCTCAGGATCTTCATGCCGGATTTGTGCCCATTCGAAAACCTGATAAACTCCCTGCCGAGGTCATATCTTCCAGTTATGAATTGGAATATGGTACAGATACCATTGAAATGCATGCAGATGCTCTGAGTGAAGGCGATCGCGTCATTATTCATGATGATCTGATTGCTACAGGCGGATCTGCGAAAGCGGCAACAGAACTGGTTGAAAAGCTGGGAGCTGTTGTAGTAGGCTACTCATTCATTATTGAGCTGGCGGCGCTTCAAGGTAAAGATATTCTAAAACCTGACACCGACATAGACATATTAGTAAGCATATAG
- a CDS encoding DUF5362 family protein, which yields MDVNASEDQITLQNISVLQGELLSDTVSNMASDMKFYAIFYLIVGIFYCFTIFGALYGIPLIIYCIKLKDSADQYREFVRDKDFTLLLEAMENQRKFFFFNKIVIIIGILFTLLYVLLIFWFGSALFFDMPSRSFA from the coding sequence ATGGACGTCAATGCTTCGGAAGATCAGATAACCCTTCAAAATATCTCTGTACTACAGGGTGAACTTCTATCCGATACGGTAAGTAATATGGCTTCAGATATGAAATTCTATGCGATATTTTATTTAATCGTAGGGATATTTTACTGTTTTACGATTTTTGGAGCTCTGTACGGAATACCTCTAATCATTTACTGCATCAAATTAAAAGACTCGGCAGATCAGTATAGAGAATTTGTCAGAGATAAAGATTTTACTCTATTACTTGAGGCTATGGAAAATCAACGTAAATTTTTCTTCTTTAATAAAATAGTAATTATCATTGGTATACTATTCACGCTTCTCTACGTGTTATTGATCTTTTGGTTCGGTTCTGCTCTATTTTTTGATATGCCATCCAGAAGTTTTGCCTAA
- a CDS encoding SRPBCC family protein: MLKNKHVVVTFVISMAFFLYAKSIDAQKLDRNIHLQTIVNAPIQDVWKAWTTESGLESFLAPDCEVDLRVNGSMDIFFYPEAPEGQRGAENLHILAVENYRLLSFTWNNPAELPGIGNQQTHVLLKLFPAGKSANKTKLVLIHDGWGDGELWDQAYRYFSKEWQNTVLFRLHYRFDKGPVNWSYPPKNTGKYHILVQ; the protein is encoded by the coding sequence ATGTTAAAAAATAAACACGTAGTCGTTACTTTCGTCATTTCTATGGCATTTTTTCTCTATGCAAAGAGTATCGATGCCCAGAAACTTGATCGGAATATACATCTTCAGACTATTGTCAATGCACCAATACAAGATGTTTGGAAAGCCTGGACTACCGAAAGTGGGCTGGAATCATTTTTGGCACCTGACTGTGAGGTGGATCTGCGTGTAAACGGTTCAATGGATATCTTTTTTTATCCTGAAGCACCTGAGGGTCAGAGAGGAGCTGAAAATCTTCATATACTCGCAGTCGAAAATTACCGTCTGCTCTCGTTCACCTGGAATAATCCGGCTGAACTTCCCGGTATTGGAAACCAGCAGACCCATGTTTTACTAAAATTGTTTCCCGCGGGTAAATCCGCCAATAAAACCAAACTTGTATTGATACATGACGGATGGGGAGATGGAGAACTCTGGGATCAGGCTTACCGGTATTTCTCTAAAGAATGGCAAAATACCGTGCTGTTTCGACTTCACTACCGATTTGATAAAGGTCCGGTAAACTGGAGTTATCCACCTAAAAATACGGGTAAATACCATATCCTTGTTCAATAG
- a CDS encoding 5'-nucleotidase, lipoprotein e(P4) family: MLSILFISCAPGKEISDHPTTQATLWVQNAAEYQALTTMVYQTAASNIALAKEDSYWSAIPSQDNNYHNLPPAVILDVDETVLDNSAFQARMIKQGAEFDLAQWNEWVMEAQADPVPGSLKFTQQAAKEGIKVIYLTNREASVEEGTRKNLQELGYPLPDSGDVILSKNERKEWTSDKINRRNFVADNYRVLMLFGDDLNDFIPAKEISESERMRLINDNRQRWGQKWYILPNPVYGSWEQALYNFNSSLTDEEKEEIILQKLETKNVKK; this comes from the coding sequence TTGCTTTCTATATTATTTATTTCATGCGCTCCCGGAAAAGAGATTAGTGATCACCCTACAACTCAGGCTACTTTATGGGTACAAAATGCAGCTGAGTACCAGGCATTAACCACGATGGTCTATCAGACTGCTGCTTCCAATATTGCTCTGGCTAAGGAGGACTCCTACTGGTCTGCTATCCCATCCCAGGATAATAATTATCATAACCTCCCTCCTGCTGTAATCTTGGATGTAGATGAAACTGTTCTTGATAACTCAGCCTTTCAGGCAAGAATGATTAAACAGGGCGCAGAATTTGATTTAGCCCAATGGAATGAATGGGTGATGGAAGCACAAGCTGATCCGGTTCCGGGATCACTCAAATTTACTCAACAGGCTGCAAAAGAGGGAATAAAAGTCATTTATCTGACCAACAGGGAAGCCTCCGTTGAAGAAGGTACCCGGAAAAATTTACAAGAATTAGGTTATCCACTACCCGATAGCGGAGATGTTATACTCAGTAAAAACGAACGGAAAGAATGGACATCAGATAAGATAAACAGGCGAAATTTTGTTGCAGACAATTACCGGGTTCTTATGCTGTTCGGGGATGATTTGAATGATTTTATTCCTGCGAAGGAAATTAGTGAAAGTGAAAGAATGCGACTTATAAATGACAACCGGCAACGTTGGGGGCAAAAATGGTATATCCTGCCAAATCCTGTATATGGATCTTGGGAGCAAGCACTGTATAATTTTAACAGTTCGCTAACCGACGAAGAGAAAGAAGAGATCATTTTGCAAAAGCTGGAGACAAAGAATGTTAAAAAATAA
- a CDS encoding RimK/LysX family protein yields the protein MTDDLSIIGRVEVVDFPEWDLYDINAKIDTGAYTSSLHCHHIERIHKDGKKYVRFNLLDPSHETYNEKLFELPIHKSKTVKSSNGVSEERFIVKTNLVVLGKTLEAELSLTDRSEMRYPVLIGRKLIKGHFIVDVTKKFQNRN from the coding sequence GTGACAGACGATCTTAGCATTATCGGAAGGGTAGAGGTTGTTGACTTTCCTGAATGGGACCTTTACGATATAAATGCTAAAATTGATACCGGTGCTTACACCTCAAGTCTTCACTGTCATCATATTGAACGTATTCATAAAGATGGAAAAAAGTACGTTCGTTTTAATTTGCTTGACCCATCACATGAAACATATAATGAAAAACTTTTTGAACTGCCCATTCATAAATCCAAAACTGTAAAAAGTTCCAACGGGGTATCAGAAGAACGATTCATCGTGAAAACGAATCTCGTTGTACTTGGTAAAACGCTGGAAGCGGAACTATCGCTGACAGACAGATCAGAGATGAGATATCCCGTTCTGATAGGCCGTAAGTTGATAAAGGGACATTTCATTGTTGATGTTACCAAGAAATTTCAGAACCGTAATTGA
- the rimK gene encoding 30S ribosomal protein S6--L-glutamate ligase — MHIVVLSRNSKLYSTSRLVETIEESGHEATVLDHLKCDLVSEKDNPSIYYRGTKIEGVDAVIPRIGASVTFYGSAVVRQFEMMKIFTAVESQALVRSRDKLRSLQILARAGVGMPKTVFTNYSSEVKKVIASVGGPPLIVKLLEGTQGVGVVLAPTQKAAESIIQAFHSMKARVIVQEFIEEAKGEDIRAFVVDGKVVGAMKRKGKDGEFRSNVHRGGSVELIKLNKQQRKAALVAARSMGLSIAGVDMLQSDRGPLILEVNSSPGLEGIERATQKDIAGQIIRFIEKKVQQQRDNKSTRRKIKSDA, encoded by the coding sequence ATGCACATTGTAGTTTTATCCCGTAATTCAAAATTATATTCCACAAGCAGACTAGTTGAAACTATCGAAGAGTCCGGTCACGAAGCAACTGTTCTTGACCATTTGAAGTGTGATCTGGTATCTGAAAAAGATAACCCGAGTATTTATTACCGTGGTACCAAGATTGAAGGTGTAGATGCAGTGATTCCAAGAATAGGGGCTTCGGTTACTTTTTACGGATCTGCCGTTGTACGTCAATTCGAAATGATGAAAATATTTACAGCAGTAGAATCCCAGGCACTGGTCAGGTCTCGTGACAAACTGAGAAGTCTGCAAATTCTAGCAAGGGCAGGGGTCGGTATGCCCAAAACAGTGTTCACGAATTACTCTTCGGAAGTGAAAAAAGTGATTGCTTCAGTAGGAGGTCCGCCTCTGATCGTCAAACTGTTAGAGGGAACACAAGGGGTGGGTGTAGTCCTTGCACCGACTCAGAAAGCTGCAGAATCGATTATACAGGCATTTCACAGCATGAAGGCACGTGTTATCGTGCAGGAATTCATCGAGGAAGCCAAAGGCGAAGATATCCGAGCGTTTGTGGTGGATGGAAAAGTTGTTGGTGCAATGAAACGCAAGGGGAAAGACGGCGAATTTCGATCCAATGTTCACAGGGGCGGCAGCGTGGAACTCATCAAATTGAATAAACAACAGAGAAAAGCTGCTTTAGTTGCCGCCAGGTCAATGGGACTATCTATTGCAGGTGTAGATATGTTACAGTCCGATCGAGGACCGTTAATCCTTGAGGTAAATTCTTCTCCGGGACTTGAAGGAATTGAGCGTGCAACACAAAAAGATATTGCCGGTCAGATCATCCGTTTCATTGAAAAAAAAGTACAACAACAACGAGATAATAAAAGTACGCGCAGGAAGATTAAAAGCGATGCCTGA
- a CDS encoding succinylglutamate desuccinylase/aspartoacylase family protein produces MPDSITINKKKIGLGEHAEIFLNIARLPTYTNIDLPVYVYRAEEDGPVLLLTGGLHGDEINGIEIIRRLIDREKIVPERGTVIAMPVVNVYGFIQNVRGLPDGKDINRSFPGSKGGSLAKLLAYTLMNEIIPQIDYGIDFHTGGSARANFPQIRCTLNIPKNKELAKAFAPPIIINSALINKSFRKAAKKKGKHILVYESGESLRYDESGIEEGMNGTMRVMKHLDMIDSAPDPNDSEVFYKTTWVRAKYAGLFSSKIELGEKVNKRQVLGHINDPFGQEWFKSMSPQNGRVIGLNNTPVVHKGDALVHLAYNLNK; encoded by the coding sequence ATGCCTGATTCAATAACGATCAATAAGAAAAAAATCGGGCTGGGAGAACATGCTGAGATCTTTCTCAACATCGCCCGGCTGCCAACCTATACCAACATCGATTTACCGGTATATGTGTATCGGGCCGAAGAGGACGGACCGGTGCTACTTCTTACAGGAGGGTTGCACGGGGATGAAATCAACGGAATTGAAATTATCCGAAGGCTAATTGACAGGGAAAAGATTGTACCTGAGCGAGGTACCGTTATAGCTATGCCTGTAGTGAATGTATATGGGTTTATTCAAAATGTGCGGGGATTACCTGACGGTAAAGATATAAATCGCAGTTTTCCGGGTTCTAAAGGAGGCTCACTAGCCAAATTGTTGGCTTATACGTTAATGAATGAAATCATACCGCAAATTGATTACGGAATTGATTTTCATACCGGAGGTTCAGCAAGAGCCAACTTTCCCCAAATACGTTGCACCCTAAATATTCCAAAGAACAAAGAGCTGGCCAAAGCTTTTGCTCCGCCTATCATTATTAACTCTGCTCTCATAAATAAATCATTCAGAAAGGCCGCTAAGAAGAAAGGTAAGCATATACTGGTGTATGAATCGGGAGAGTCGCTCAGATATGATGAATCTGGCATCGAAGAAGGTATGAACGGTACGATGCGCGTGATGAAGCACCTGGATATGATTGATTCGGCACCTGATCCCAATGATAGCGAAGTATTTTATAAAACAACCTGGGTGCGGGCCAAATATGCCGGACTATTCAGCTCTAAAATAGAATTGGGTGAAAAAGTTAATAAAAGACAAGTTTTGGGCCATATAAATGATCCCTTCGGGCAAGAATGGTTCAAATCAATGAGTCCCCAAAATGGACGAGTAATAGGCTTAAACAATACGCCGGTGGTACATAAGGGGGATGCCCTGGTTCATCTGGCTTATAATCTCAATAAATAA
- a CDS encoding DUF952 domain-containing protein, with product MKDDLIFHVVKKEDWKTQKKDSRYHPETIDTEGFIHCSTGRNIEEVTNRLYSGEDDILLIIINTTLVDPEIRYENCGNSDIKYPHIYGPLNMDAVIDKIELASEDDGSYKISFSEN from the coding sequence ATGAAAGACGATTTAATCTTTCACGTTGTAAAAAAAGAAGATTGGAAAACACAGAAAAAAGACTCAAGATATCACCCCGAAACCATTGATACCGAAGGGTTTATACATTGTTCGACAGGCAGAAATATTGAGGAAGTTACCAATAGATTGTATAGTGGAGAAGATGATATTCTGCTGATTATCATCAATACTACACTGGTTGATCCTGAAATAAGATATGAAAATTGTGGAAATTCGGATATCAAATACCCACATATTTATGGGCCTTTGAATATGGACGCTGTAATTGATAAAATTGAACTGGCAAGCGAAGATGACGGAAGTTATAAAATATCTTTTTCCGAGAATTAG
- a CDS encoding succinyl-diaminopimelate desuccinylase, whose protein sequence is MTLFEAALNHICETAKIPSFSTYEERIHPYIRSVFKSIPHAEEIRVPGNSLIFSVPNAQSNYTVALAAHLDKINHFGNKHPAELPVKVTESHIQGAMDDCAGLGIILSIAEHLDSIGEVPNFLFFFSEMEESKGLKEHPELLRNIGKGYEHGIGAKRISKTCLQNEFIPDEIITVDTTPLFKGESGVALYSKHWELNDLDPNKELKNKTTQAENRFKEIDSKIHLDNNTNDYLHYGYEFNINSDKPVVSNALEPAIYPYHQKGEKVYKKDIERVLNILADYLNSVA, encoded by the coding sequence ATGACATTATTTGAAGCTGCTTTAAATCATATATGCGAGACGGCTAAAATTCCTTCCTTCAGCACCTATGAAGAGAGAATACATCCTTATATAAGAAGTGTATTTAAATCGATACCACACGCTGAAGAGATCCGTGTACCGGGAAACAGTCTTATCTTTAGCGTTCCGAATGCCCAATCTAATTATACAGTAGCACTTGCAGCTCACCTGGATAAAATCAATCACTTTGGTAACAAACACCCGGCTGAACTGCCGGTTAAAGTCACTGAATCACATATTCAGGGAGCAATGGACGATTGTGCAGGTTTAGGCATCATATTATCTATTGCCGAGCACTTGGATTCGATAGGTGAGGTACCCAACTTTTTGTTTTTCTTTTCAGAAATGGAGGAAAGCAAAGGCCTTAAAGAGCATCCGGAACTACTTCGGAATATAGGCAAAGGTTATGAACATGGGATCGGGGCCAAACGCATATCTAAGACTTGTCTTCAAAATGAGTTTATTCCTGATGAAATTATAACTGTAGACACCACTCCGCTCTTTAAAGGAGAATCCGGCGTGGCTCTCTATTCGAAACATTGGGAATTAAATGACCTGGATCCGAATAAAGAACTCAAAAACAAGACCACTCAAGCAGAAAACAGATTTAAGGAGATCGATTCGAAGATACATTTGGATAATAACACCAATGATTACCTTCACTATGGATACGAATTTAATATCAACAGTGATAAACCTGTGGTATCAAATGCTTTGGAACCCGCCATCTATCCATATCACCAAAAAGGTGAAAAAGTGTACAAGAAGGACATTGAACGAGTTCTAAACATATTAGCGGATTATCTAAATTCAGTTGCTTAA
- a CDS encoding diacylglycerol/lipid kinase family protein, giving the protein MSYCFLYNPSSNRNRSYNSFLKLKELTADWRDTRFISTESRLHLKSEAKKAALRYDTVVACGGDGTVRDVAVALLKSEANLGVIPLGSGNDFSKSIGLDKDLERSVEVLKRRKTRYISVGKCNDFHFINTLGFGFDGQTNRYAMASKVRFGSLRYALSALKANFLRSPFKVNISIDGTLLDESDWIMITAANGRVEGGNFVIAQDANPFDELLRIVMIRSISKGLLPFLLPLFLIGKQEWLPYYECRKAKKAFLEFNRPVYIHTDGEQITSNDTKFDITLYPKSLEVICR; this is encoded by the coding sequence ATGAGCTACTGTTTTTTATACAATCCGTCATCCAATAGAAATAGGTCATATAATAGTTTTCTGAAGCTAAAGGAGCTGACTGCCGATTGGAGAGATACACGATTTATCAGCACAGAATCGCGCTTGCACCTAAAATCGGAAGCAAAAAAAGCAGCACTTCGTTACGATACCGTAGTTGCCTGCGGTGGTGATGGAACCGTCAGAGATGTTGCCGTAGCCTTGTTAAAGTCTGAGGCTAACCTGGGTGTGATACCTTTGGGCAGTGGTAATGACTTTTCAAAGAGTATTGGTTTAGACAAAGATCTTGAAAGATCCGTCGAGGTACTGAAAAGAAGAAAAACCCGTTATATTTCAGTCGGTAAGTGCAATGATTTTCATTTCATAAATACTCTTGGTTTTGGTTTTGACGGACAAACCAACCGATATGCCATGGCGAGCAAAGTACGATTTGGCTCGTTACGCTATGCTCTGTCCGCTTTAAAAGCAAATTTTCTGCGTAGTCCATTTAAGGTAAACATCTCTATTGACGGAACTTTGTTGGATGAAAGTGACTGGATCATGATTACAGCTGCCAATGGAAGGGTAGAAGGAGGTAATTTTGTGATTGCACAGGATGCTAATCCCTTTGATGAATTGTTACGGATTGTAATGATCAGATCTATTTCAAAAGGACTTTTGCCTTTCTTATTACCCTTATTTCTAATTGGCAAGCAGGAATGGCTTCCTTATTACGAGTGCCGTAAGGCTAAAAAGGCATTTTTGGAATTCAATAGGCCGGTTTACATCCATACAGACGGTGAACAAATCACCAGTAACGATACAAAGTTTGATATTACACTATATCCCAAGTCATTAGAAGTGATATGCAGGTAA
- a CDS encoding fasciclin domain-containing protein, giving the protein MNINRGIGLLLAAFLLMANPELANSQKIMTVIKNHSNLSSFAAALEANGIDEELSGNGPFTIFAPINESFDRETSGKNITSSSIRNLLLNHIMTGYATERNMKVMARATSMGGVTLVLKPGENPVKINNAEVLKMNIRAQNGVLHIIKGILK; this is encoded by the coding sequence ATGAATATTAACAGAGGGATAGGCCTCCTTTTAGCTGCCTTTTTACTAATGGCGAATCCTGAATTGGCAAATTCCCAAAAAATCATGACGGTCATCAAGAATCATAGCAATCTCAGCTCCTTTGCAGCTGCTTTGGAAGCAAATGGGATTGATGAAGAACTATCAGGTAACGGCCCCTTCACCATATTTGCCCCAATTAACGAGTCATTTGATAGAGAAACTTCAGGTAAGAACATTACTTCATCATCAATCAGGAATCTTTTACTGAACCATATCATGACCGGTTATGCTACTGAAAGAAATATGAAAGTGATGGCCAGGGCTACTTCAATGGGTGGCGTAACACTTGTTTTAAAACCTGGCGAAAATCCGGTAAAGATAAACAATGCAGAAGTCTTGAAGATGAATATAAGAGCTCAAAATGGCGTACTGCACATAATAAAAGGCATTCTCAAGTAG
- a CDS encoding response regulator — MKILIIEDDRLISLMLTKMVQKMGHEVLGAYAKGEAAVSAIDEMHVDLILMDIMLEDNMDGIEAMQKIQSKNDSIPVIYITGNSDESTKLRASKTNYEAYLVKPVTFSQLQQIIGAL, encoded by the coding sequence ATGAAGATTCTTATCATTGAGGATGACCGGCTTATATCCCTTATGCTTACAAAAATGGTCCAAAAAATGGGTCATGAGGTTCTTGGCGCCTATGCAAAAGGAGAAGCAGCGGTTTCAGCTATCGATGAAATGCATGTTGATCTTATCCTTATGGATATTATGCTTGAAGATAATATGGACGGGATCGAAGCTATGCAAAAGATCCAATCAAAGAATGACTCCATCCCGGTAATCTATATTACCGGTAATTCAGATGAATCCACAAAATTAAGGGCTTCTAAGACCAATTATGAAGCTTACCTGGTAAAGCCTGTCACCTTTTCTCAGTTGCAACAGATTATCGGTGCACTATAA
- a CDS encoding redoxin domain-containing protein, whose protein sequence is MSIDSGDTAPNFELQNTEGEPVEIYNYLNGSKGLLLFFPLAFSSKCTEELCTVRDNMKLYNSLDAKVIGISVDSFFTLKEFKKAQNLNFTLLSDFNREVSEKYDALYDDFYGMVGVAKRAAFVIGEDKQVEYAEVLDDASQVPDFRSIKEALQQ, encoded by the coding sequence ATGTCTATAGATAGTGGGGATACTGCGCCCAATTTTGAATTGCAAAATACAGAAGGAGAACCTGTCGAGATATATAATTATCTAAATGGGTCTAAAGGCTTATTGCTATTTTTCCCATTAGCTTTTTCTAGTAAGTGCACAGAAGAACTTTGCACAGTAAGAGATAATATGAAACTATATAATTCATTGGATGCCAAAGTGATTGGCATTAGTGTAGACAGTTTCTTTACGTTAAAAGAGTTCAAGAAAGCCCAAAATTTGAACTTCACACTTTTAAGTGATTTCAACAGGGAAGTATCTGAAAAGTACGACGCTCTATATGATGATTTCTACGGAATGGTAGGTGTCGCCAAAAGAGCTGCCTTTGTAATAGGTGAGGATAAGCAAGTTGAATATGCAGAAGTTTTAGATGATGCTAGCCAGGTTCCTGATTTTCGTTCCATTAAGGAGGCATTACAGCAGTAA
- a CDS encoding NuoI/complex I 23 kDa subunit family protein yields the protein MAQIENLDKPRANALNQNYERERKLSFSESLYLPEILKALWYSFKQIFQPTFTLNYPEEKWDPPAIFRGRPVLVEDDGKERCVACGLCARACPPLAISMQANEDADDPKERYPDFFEINMLRCIYCGYCEEVCPEEAIVMSKDYDIVFESREEAIYDKQRLLVPKEDLKERLDFLREYKNRQFGKFWDFQEENNIHSVRDRDREFNSGLSLVEMLEQQKSNDKTKADSDWAR from the coding sequence ATGGCTCAAATTGAGAATCTAGATAAACCACGTGCCAATGCGCTGAATCAGAATTACGAGCGGGAGCGTAAGCTATCCTTTTCAGAAAGTCTTTATTTGCCGGAAATTCTGAAGGCTCTTTGGTACTCTTTTAAACAAATATTTCAGCCCACCTTTACACTAAATTATCCGGAAGAAAAATGGGACCCTCCCGCAATTTTCAGAGGAAGACCGGTACTAGTAGAAGACGATGGTAAAGAACGCTGTGTGGCTTGCGGACTCTGCGCCCGTGCTTGCCCGCCGCTTGCTATTAGCATGCAGGCAAACGAAGATGCAGATGATCCTAAAGAACGATATCCCGACTTCTTTGAAATTAATATGTTACGCTGCATCTACTGCGGTTACTGTGAAGAGGTTTGTCCTGAAGAGGCAATAGTTATGTCCAAAGACTATGATATTGTCTTTGAAAGCAGGGAAGAAGCTATTTATGATAAACAACGTTTGTTGGTTCCTAAAGAAGATTTGAAGGAAAGACTTGATTTTCTGAGGGAATACAAAAACAGGCAATTCGGAAAGTTTTGGGATTTCCAGGAGGAGAACAACATACATTCTGTACGAGACCGGGATCGTGAATTCAATTCAGGCTTATCATTGGTCGAGATGCTGGAGCAACAGAAAAGTAACGATAAGACGAAAGCTGATTCTGATTGGGCCAGATAA